The following are from one region of the Polaribacter marinaquae genome:
- a CDS encoding LytR/AlgR family response regulator transcription factor — protein sequence MIRYILVDDDPQTLERVREKIDIIAKDYALQHVKSYDSSRKAFEDINEHDFDLLIVDFDMPVYNGLELAKKVATHKKVIFLTSTINNEQKVINRLDISGFLSKPFEIEEFEAILKEKILGKVNNQKPYKKGDLVMLAISKNKNIGIYPEEIYFISSALISSGHKIIDNKKVKAEKPQSNHVHFYGKNDKIEFESIRITINDLELNLYKFGFRKINQSTLINTNYIRNIDSRNLELYYCKTPFEISNKEKTRFLENI from the coding sequence ATGATACGTTATATTTTGGTGGATGACGACCCACAAACTTTAGAAAGAGTTCGAGAAAAAATTGACATTATTGCTAAGGATTACGCCCTACAACACGTTAAAAGCTATGATAGTTCTAGAAAGGCTTTTGAAGATATAAACGAACATGATTTTGATTTGTTGATTGTAGATTTTGATATGCCTGTGTATAATGGTTTAGAATTGGCTAAAAAAGTAGCTACTCATAAAAAAGTAATATTTTTAACCTCTACCATTAACAATGAGCAAAAAGTAATTAACCGTTTAGATATTTCTGGTTTCTTAAGCAAACCTTTTGAAATAGAAGAATTTGAAGCCATTTTAAAAGAGAAGATTCTTGGTAAAGTAAACAACCAAAAACCGTATAAAAAAGGCGATTTGGTTATGCTAGCCATCTCTAAAAACAAAAATATTGGTATCTACCCAGAAGAAATCTATTTTATTAGTTCTGCTTTAATAAGTTCTGGGCATAAAATAATAGACAATAAAAAAGTAAAGGCAGAAAAACCACAAAGTAATCATGTACATTTTTATGGAAAAAATGATAAAATCGAATTTGAATCTATAAGAATAACGATTAATGATTTGGAATTAAATCTTTATAAGTTTGGTTTTAGAAAAATCAATCAAAGTACCTTAATTAATACCAATTACATTAGAAATATAGACAGTCGTAACCTAGAATTATATTATTGTAAAACACCTTTTGAAATTAGTAATAAAGAAAAAACAAGGTTTTTAGAAAATATTTAA
- a CDS encoding PH domain-containing protein, whose translation MGLFNKILGNASEISTEKLTDKYQQLLVDNEQIELGFKLLRDTFMFTNKRLILVDIQGITGSKVEYKSLPYKSISRFSLETSGTFDLDAELKIWISSENIPSVSKKFNKSINVYEVQKYLASKVM comes from the coding sequence ATGGGATTATTTAATAAAATACTAGGCAATGCCAGCGAAATTTCTACCGAAAAACTAACAGACAAGTACCAACAATTGTTGGTCGATAACGAACAAATAGAACTTGGTTTTAAATTGTTAAGAGATACGTTTATGTTTACCAACAAACGCCTAATTTTAGTAGACATACAAGGCATTACCGGTAGTAAAGTTGAATACAAATCGTTGCCTTACAAAAGCATCTCTAGATTTTCTTTAGAAACTTCTGGTACTTTTGATTTGGATGCCGAATTAAAAATTTGGATTTCGAGTGAAAACATCCCTTCCGTAAGCAAAAAGTTTAACAAAAGCATTAATGTGTACGAAGTACAAAAGTACTTGGCTAGTAAAGTGATGTAG
- a CDS encoding LLM class flavin-dependent oxidoreductase, whose translation MNAKNTLYSILDLALISQNATLKDTFANIVALAQSAEKAGFTRYWLAEHHNSEHIGSSATAILIGHAAQATNTLRIGSGGIMLPNHSPLIVAEQFGTLAALHPNRIDLGLGRAPGTDRATAAAIRSDFMSAAQDFPREVAKIQQYFSKDNRNTAVRAPVAEGAAVPIYILGSSTDSAHLAAKKGLPYAFASHFATTYLATAIKIYREEFQPSDALEKPYVMAGVNIIIADTDEEAKRIATSLIQLIVGLLTGKRSGVKPPTTFTEEHQEILEHPQVHQMLKYSFIGSKATVKAQVKTFLEETQADELIAVTNIYDIEDRIKSYQLFAEIMQELHTAS comes from the coding sequence ATGAACGCTAAGAATACCTTATATTCGATATTAGATTTGGCTTTGATATCGCAAAATGCCACCTTAAAAGACACCTTTGCAAATATTGTTGCATTAGCACAAAGTGCAGAAAAAGCAGGTTTTACAAGATATTGGTTGGCAGAGCACCACAACTCAGAACACATAGGTTCTAGTGCCACAGCAATTTTAATAGGGCACGCTGCACAGGCAACCAACACCTTACGTATTGGTTCTGGCGGAATTATGTTGCCCAATCATTCGCCTTTAATTGTGGCAGAACAATTTGGTACATTGGCAGCATTGCACCCCAACAGAATCGATTTAGGGTTGGGTAGAGCACCAGGAACGGATAGGGCAACAGCGGCAGCGATTCGTTCAGACTTTATGTCGGCAGCCCAAGATTTTCCTAGAGAAGTTGCTAAAATTCAGCAATATTTTTCGAAAGACAATAGGAATACCGCAGTAAGAGCGCCAGTGGCAGAAGGGGCTGCAGTACCTATTTATATTTTAGGATCTAGTACAGATAGCGCACATTTAGCCGCCAAAAAAGGCTTACCGTATGCATTCGCAAGTCATTTTGCAACCACCTATTTAGCAACAGCCATAAAAATTTATAGAGAAGAATTTCAGCCTTCGGATGCCTTAGAAAAACCCTATGTAATGGCAGGTGTAAATATTATCATAGCAGATACAGATGAAGAAGCAAAGCGAATTGCAACCTCTTTAATACAATTAATTGTAGGCTTGCTTACAGGTAAGAGAAGTGGTGTAAAACCACCCACAACATTTACAGAAGAGCATCAAGAAATTTTAGAACATCCGCAAGTACATCAAATGTTAAAGTATTCTTTTATAGGAAGCAAAGCTACTGTAAAAGCACAAGTAAAAACGTTTTTAGAAGAAACCCAAGCAGATGAATTGATTGCGGTAACCAATATTTATGACATCGAAGACCGCATTAAATCGTACCAATTATTTGCAGAAATTATGCAAGAACTACATACAGCATCCTAA
- a CDS encoding NYN domain-containing protein, with protein MDIKLAVLIDGDNIPSAYVKEMMEEIAKYGNPTIKRIYGDWTKPHLSKWKNMLLENAITPIQQYGYTTGKNATDSAMIIDAMDILYSEKVDGFCLVSSDSDFTRLATRLREAGMKVYGLGEKKTPNPFIVACDKFIYIEILKQENEDNEDNEQETTTTARVPKNKYDTITQKEIRFIASTIDDVADDDGWAFLGDVGGLLQKKQPNFDSRNYGFQKLTPLIKSIPAFEIERRDTANGRLKLIYVRIKEVKVAIKSKKKTSM; from the coding sequence ATGGATATCAAACTAGCAGTATTAATAGACGGAGATAACATACCTTCTGCCTACGTTAAAGAAATGATGGAGGAAATTGCCAAATATGGTAACCCAACCATCAAACGTATTTATGGAGATTGGACCAAGCCACACTTGTCTAAATGGAAAAACATGTTGCTAGAAAATGCCATTACACCTATTCAGCAATATGGCTATACTACCGGTAAAAATGCCACAGATTCTGCCATGATTATCGATGCTATGGATATTTTATATTCAGAAAAAGTAGATGGTTTTTGTTTGGTGTCTAGTGATAGCGATTTTACACGTTTGGCAACACGTTTAAGAGAAGCTGGCATGAAAGTATATGGTTTGGGAGAAAAGAAAACACCGAACCCGTTTATTGTAGCCTGCGATAAATTTATTTACATCGAAATCTTAAAGCAAGAAAACGAAGACAACGAAGATAACGAGCAAGAGACAACAACAACGGCTCGCGTACCAAAAAACAAGTACGATACCATTACCCAAAAAGAAATACGATTTATAGCAAGTACCATAGACGATGTTGCCGATGATGATGGTTGGGCATTTTTAGGAGATGTTGGTGGTTTGTTGCAAAAGAAACAACCTAATTTTGATTCTAGAAATTACGGTTTTCAAAAATTAACCCCTTTGATAAAATCGATACCAGCTTTTGAAATTGAAAGAAGAGATACGGCAAACGGACGCTTAAAATTAATTTATGTACGCATTAAAGAAGTAAAAGTAGCGATAAAGTCGAAAAAGAAAACATCGATGTAA